In Fusobacterium massiliense, a single window of DNA contains:
- a CDS encoding histidine phosphatase family protein produces MEIYFVRHGQTIWNTEKRFQGFSDSPLTELGIEQAKLLGKKLENIEFDKFYSSPLKRAYDTANYIKGNRAQEVEIFEDFKEISMGKMEGMQHDEFKKLHPQQLKDFFFDQAHYDPTPYNGESFIELSERLRKGLEKFVELNKNYKRILVVSHGAALKTLLHYIKGEGIETLSEEDIPKNTSYTIVNYDGKNFKITDFSNTSHLENL; encoded by the coding sequence ATGGAAATTTATTTTGTTAGACATGGTCAAACAATTTGGAATACAGAAAAAAGATTTCAAGGTTTTTCTGATTCTCCATTAACAGAACTTGGAATAGAACAGGCTAAACTTTTAGGTAAAAAATTAGAAAATATCGAATTTGATAAATTTTATTCTAGTCCTTTAAAAAGAGCTTACGATACTGCTAATTATATAAAAGGAAATAGAGCACAAGAAGTTGAAATTTTTGAAGATTTTAAAGAAATTTCAATGGGTAAAATGGAAGGAATGCAACATGATGAATTTAAAAAATTACATCCTCAACAATTAAAAGACTTCTTTTTTGACCAAGCTCACTACGATCCAACTCCTTACAATGGAGAAAGTTTTATTGAACTAAGTGAAAGATTAAGAAAAGGATTAGAAAAATTTGTTGAATTAAATAAGAATTATAAAAGAATTTTAGTTGTAAGTCATGGTGCAGCTTTAAAAACTTTATTACATTATATAAAAGGTGAAGGTATTGAAACTTTGAGTGAGGAAGATATACCTAAAAACACAAGTTATACTATTGTTAACTATGACGGTAAAAATTTTAAAATAACTGATTTTTCAAATACAAGTCATTTGGAAAATTTATAA
- a CDS encoding tRNA (cytidine(34)-2'-O)-methyltransferase, protein MNIVLYQPEIPYNTGNIGRSCVLTNTTLHLIKPLGFSLDEKQVKRAGMDYWHLVDLKIWGSFEEFLEANPNIRLFYATTKTKQKYSDVKYEKNDFIMFGPESRGIPEEILNKNPERCITIPMIPMGRSLNLSNSSAIILYEAYRQLGFEF, encoded by the coding sequence ATGAATATTGTTTTATATCAACCTGAAATTCCATATAACACTGGAAATATAGGAAGAAGTTGTGTTCTTACTAATACAACTCTTCATTTAATTAAACCCTTAGGTTTTTCTCTAGATGAAAAACAAGTAAAAAGAGCTGGTATGGATTACTGGCATTTAGTAGATTTAAAAATTTGGGGATCATTTGAAGAATTTTTAGAAGCTAACCCAAATATTAGATTATTTTATGCAACGACAAAAACTAAACAAAAATATTCTGATGTCAAATACGAAAAAAATGATTTTATTATGTTTGGTCCAGAATCAAGAGGTATTCCAGAAGAAATTTTAAACAAAAATCCTGAAAGATGTATTACTATTCCCATGATACCTATGGGAAGATCTCTTAATCTTTCTAATTCATCTGCTATTATATTATATGAAGCATATAGACAATTAGGATTTGAATTTTAA
- the uvrA gene encoding excinuclease ABC subunit UvrA, which produces MIDKITIKGARQHNLKNIDIELPKNEFIVITGVSGSGKSSLAFDTIYSEGQRRYVESLSAYARQFIGQMNKPEVDSIEGLSPAISIEQKTTNRNPRSTVGTITEVYDYLRLLFAHIGTAHCPICHTAVDKQSIDEIVESILSKFEEGSKIILLAPVVKDKKGVHKNIFLNLFKKGFVRARVNGEILYLEDEITLDKNKKHNIEAVVDRLVLKKNDKDFESRLSQSIETAVELSNGKLVVNDGKEDFLYSENYSCPNHEEVSIPELNPRLFSFNAPYGACSECKGLGKKLEVDENKLIENIELSIEEGGIYIPGAMARKGYSWEIFKAMANDAKIDLTKPVKNLTKREKDIIFYGYEKKFKFDYTGGEFDFHGYKDYEGAIKNLERRYYESFSEAQKEEIENKYMVEKLCKVCGGKRLKGEVLAVTINQKNIMEICDMSIKNSLSFFMNLNLTEKQEKIAKEILKEIRERLTFMTNVGLDYLTLSRETKTLSGGESQRIRLATQIGSGLTGVLYVLDEPSIGLHQKDNDKLLATLNRLKELGNTLIVVEHDEDTMIQADKILDIGPGAGTFGGYVVAFGTPKEIMKDKNSVTGKFLSGKEKIEIPKTRREWTKSIKLYGAKGNNLKNIDVEFPLEVMTVVTGVSGSGKSSLVNSTLYPILFNELNKGKLYPLEYKKIEGLEQVEKVINIDQTPIGRTPRSNPATYTKLFDDIRDIFAETQDAKMHGFQKGRFSFNVKGGRCEACQGAGILKIEMNFLPDVYVECEVCKGKRYNKETLDVYYKGKNIYDVLEMSVLEAYEFFKNIPSLERKLKVLIDVGLDYIKLGQPATTLSGGEAQRIKLATELSKMSKGNTIYILDEPTTGLHFQDIKKLLEVLNRLLEKGNTVIIIEHNLDVIKTADYIIDIGIDGGENGGTVVARGTPEEIAKSKKSYTGKYIAKILKKSK; this is translated from the coding sequence ATGATAGATAAAATTACTATAAAGGGAGCAAGGCAACATAATTTGAAAAATATAGATATAGAATTGCCCAAAAACGAATTTATTGTAATAACTGGAGTAAGTGGAAGTGGAAAATCTTCATTAGCTTTTGATACCATCTATTCTGAAGGTCAGAGAAGGTATGTTGAAAGTTTATCAGCATATGCAAGACAATTTATTGGTCAAATGAATAAACCTGAAGTTGATAGTATAGAAGGTCTATCTCCAGCAATTTCAATAGAACAAAAGACTACAAATAGAAATCCTCGTTCAACAGTTGGGACAATAACGGAAGTTTATGATTATTTGAGACTTTTATTTGCTCACATAGGTACTGCTCACTGTCCAATTTGTCATACTGCTGTAGACAAACAAAGTATTGATGAAATAGTTGAAAGCATTTTATCAAAATTTGAAGAAGGAAGTAAAATTATATTACTTGCACCAGTTGTAAAAGATAAAAAGGGAGTACATAAAAATATATTTTTAAATTTATTTAAAAAAGGTTTTGTTAGAGCTAGAGTAAATGGAGAAATTCTATATTTAGAAGATGAAATCACTTTAGACAAAAATAAAAAACATAATATAGAGGCTGTTGTAGATAGATTAGTTTTGAAAAAAAATGATAAAGACTTTGAAAGTAGACTTAGTCAATCCATAGAAACTGCTGTTGAATTATCTAATGGAAAATTAGTTGTAAACGATGGTAAAGAAGATTTTTTATATAGTGAAAATTATTCTTGTCCTAATCATGAAGAAGTAAGTATACCGGAATTAAATCCAAGACTATTTTCATTTAATGCACCTTATGGAGCTTGTTCAGAGTGTAAAGGTCTAGGTAAAAAATTAGAAGTTGATGAAAATAAACTAATTGAAAATATTGAATTATCTATTGAAGAAGGTGGAATATATATTCCAGGAGCTATGGCTAGAAAGGGATACAGTTGGGAAATATTTAAGGCTATGGCAAACGATGCAAAAATTGATCTTACAAAACCTGTGAAAAATTTAACTAAGAGAGAAAAAGACATAATATTTTATGGCTATGAAAAAAAGTTTAAATTTGACTACACAGGAGGAGAATTTGATTTTCATGGCTATAAAGATTATGAAGGAGCAATAAAAAATCTTGAAAGAAGATACTATGAAAGTTTTTCAGAGGCTCAAAAAGAAGAAATAGAAAATAAGTATATGGTAGAAAAACTTTGTAAAGTTTGTGGTGGGAAAAGGTTAAAAGGGGAAGTTTTAGCTGTAACTATTAATCAAAAAAATATAATGGAAATTTGTGATATGAGTATAAAAAATTCATTATCTTTCTTTATGAATTTAAACTTAACTGAAAAGCAAGAAAAAATTGCTAAAGAAATTCTAAAAGAAATTAGAGAAAGACTAACTTTTATGACTAATGTAGGTTTAGATTATTTAACACTTTCAAGAGAAACTAAAACCTTATCAGGTGGGGAATCACAAAGAATACGTCTTGCAACTCAAATAGGTTCAGGTCTTACAGGGGTACTTTATGTTTTAGATGAACCAAGTATAGGCTTACATCAAAAAGATAATGATAAATTATTAGCAACACTTAATAGATTAAAAGAATTAGGAAATACATTAATAGTTGTTGAGCACGATGAAGATACTATGATACAAGCTGATAAGATTTTAGATATAGGTCCGGGAGCTGGAACTTTTGGTGGATATGTTGTGGCTTTTGGAACACCAAAAGAAATTATGAAAGATAAAAATTCTGTTACTGGTAAATTTTTAAGTGGAAAAGAAAAAATAGAAATCCCAAAAACTAGAAGAGAATGGACTAAATCTATAAAACTTTATGGTGCTAAAGGAAATAATTTAAAAAATATTGATGTAGAATTTCCTTTAGAAGTTATGACTGTTGTAACTGGAGTAAGTGGAAGTGGTAAATCTTCATTAGTCAATTCAACTCTATATCCAATTTTGTTTAATGAACTGAATAAAGGAAAGCTATATCCTTTAGAATACAAAAAAATAGAGGGACTTGAGCAAGTAGAAAAAGTTATAAATATAGATCAAACTCCAATAGGTAGAACACCAAGATCAAATCCTGCAACATATACAAAACTTTTTGATGATATAAGAGACATATTTGCTGAAACTCAAGATGCAAAGATGCACGGCTTTCAAAAAGGAAGATTTTCTTTTAATGTAAAAGGTGGAAGATGTGAGGCTTGTCAGGGAGCAGGAATACTAAAAATAGAAATGAATTTTTTACCAGATGTTTATGTTGAGTGTGAAGTATGTAAGGGTAAAAGATATAATAAAGAAACTTTAGATGTTTATTATAAAGGAAAAAATATTTACGATGTATTAGAAATGAGTGTGCTTGAAGCCTATGAATTTTTTAAAAATATTCCTTCACTAGAAAGAAAATTAAAAGTTTTAATAGATGTAGGTTTAGACTATATAAAATTGGGGCAACCTGCAACAACTTTATCTGGTGGAGAAGCACAAAGAATTAAACTTGCAACAGAGCTTTCAAAGATGAGCAAAGGAAACACTATTTATATTTTAGATGAGCCAACAACAGGTTTACATTTTCAAGATATTAAAAAATTATTAGAGGTATTAAATCGACTTTTAGAAAAAGGAAATACAGTAATAATTATTGAACACAATCTAGATGTTATAAAAACTGCTGACTATATAATTGATATAGGAATTGATGGTGGGGAAAATGGAGGAACAGTTGTTGCAAGAGGAACACCTGAAGAAATTGCAAAGTCTAAAAAAAGTTATACTGGAAAGTATATTGCAAAAATTTTAAAAAAATCAAAATAA
- a CDS encoding DNA alkylation repair protein, producing the protein MDIENIKIETERDYENFLNFLGTLKDTKYREFNLKIVVPTTTDIIGIRSQVLRKISKVITKNSAENFLKIFEKLFSENKIEYYEEKAIYTLVLGSYKEEFEEKLKKINFYISIIDNWAICDLAPSSFKFIANNKEEFYKYLCTKINSENMWEQRFVLVMLLDFYIDNENIDKIFKICEDIKSEEYYVKMAKAWLLSMCFIKFKKETYKFLKKTNLDKWTINKTIQKIRESLRVSKEDKEKVLNFKRKD; encoded by the coding sequence ATGGATATCGAAAATATAAAAATTGAAACAGAGAGAGATTATGAAAATTTTTTAAATTTTCTTGGAACACTTAAAGATACAAAGTATAGGGAGTTTAACTTGAAAATTGTAGTTCCAACAACTACAGATATAATAGGAATAAGAAGTCAAGTTTTGAGAAAAATTTCAAAAGTGATAACTAAAAATTCAGCAGAGAATTTTTTGAAAATTTTTGAAAAATTATTTTCTGAAAATAAAATAGAATATTATGAAGAAAAAGCTATTTATACTTTAGTTTTAGGTTCATATAAAGAAGAATTTGAAGAAAAATTAAAGAAGATAAATTTTTATATTTCTATTATTGATAATTGGGCAATTTGTGATTTAGCTCCTTCAAGTTTTAAATTTATAGCTAACAATAAAGAAGAATTTTATAAATATTTGTGTACGAAAATAAATTCAGAAAATATGTGGGAACAAAGATTTGTTTTAGTAATGTTACTTGATTTTTATATTGATAATGAGAACATAGATAAAATTTTTAAGATTTGTGAAGACATAAAAAGCGAAGAGTATTATGTAAAAATGGCTAAAGCATGGCTTTTATCAATGTGTTTTATAAAATTTAAAAAAGAAACATACAAGTTTTTGAAAAAAACAAATTTAGATAAATGGACTATTAATAAAACTATTCAAAAAATTAGAGAATCATTGAGGGTTAGTAAAGAAGATAAAGAGAAAGTTTTAAATTTTAAAAGAAAGGATTAA
- a CDS encoding SpoIID/LytB domain-containing protein yields MKKKLGLVLVSALLLISCSNGNVKVYSGKNVKGNDIKEIKINENRKVREKIKLKNSAFKELKLPIPQNTFGSEIPYLVPINDNKQEDFDVFEEYNEAKALKYFKNLNLRGHGDNSAYWRWKTRIGKRELFSKIPDRLISMYKNNPKNVMTLVGDEWKQVPLKNIGNVKDIIVAARGESGIITHFLVVTDQNKFLIAKEFNVRKLLSTNTALYGAKGTEGEYSAKPIVPNVVSLPSAYLALEFDGDYINIYGGGYGHGVGMSQYAASTLVKDGLDYKKILSRYYYNAKLGEVADILGDKKQIKVGITSAGSLEHSRLTLFSDRKLRIYNDDFDITVGENEKVEVKSISGIVNLVLENGKVMTTSKPLNFATEGEYTTISPIKKGHTISPKYRGILTLSPNGQNLRVINTLDIEKYLLQVVPSEMPRSFGVEALKVQAVAARTYAVSDILKGKYSKDGFHIKDTVESQVYNNQVENDDATKAIKETEDEILTYDGQPIDAKYFSTSSGFTSHAHNVW; encoded by the coding sequence ATGAAAAAGAAACTAGGATTAGTATTAGTATCAGCATTACTTTTGATATCTTGTTCAAATGGAAATGTAAAAGTTTATAGTGGAAAAAATGTAAAAGGAAATGATATAAAGGAAATAAAAATAAATGAAAATAGAAAAGTTAGAGAAAAAATAAAGTTAAAAAATTCGGCCTTTAAAGAATTAAAATTACCTATACCTCAAAATACTTTTGGGAGTGAAATTCCATATTTAGTTCCTATAAATGATAATAAACAAGAAGATTTTGATGTGTTTGAAGAATATAATGAAGCTAAAGCTTTAAAATATTTTAAAAATCTAAATTTAAGAGGTCATGGAGATAATTCTGCATATTGGAGATGGAAAACAAGAATTGGTAAAAGAGAATTATTTAGTAAAATCCCAGATAGACTAATAAGTATGTATAAAAATAATCCTAAGAATGTAATGACTTTAGTAGGAGATGAGTGGAAACAAGTTCCTTTAAAAAATATAGGAAATGTAAAAGATATTATAGTGGCTGCAAGAGGAGAATCAGGAATAATTACACATTTTTTAGTAGTAACAGACCAAAATAAATTTTTGATTGCAAAAGAATTTAATGTAAGAAAATTGTTATCTACAAATACTGCACTTTATGGGGCAAAGGGAACAGAAGGGGAATATTCAGCTAAACCAATAGTTCCTAATGTAGTATCATTACCTTCAGCATATTTAGCTTTGGAATTTGATGGAGATTACATAAATATTTATGGTGGAGGCTATGGTCATGGAGTTGGAATGTCTCAATATGCAGCTTCAACATTAGTAAAAGATGGATTAGATTACAAAAAAATATTAAGTAGATATTATTATAATGCAAAATTAGGAGAAGTTGCTGATATATTAGGAGACAAAAAACAAATAAAAGTCGGAATAACAAGTGCTGGTAGTTTAGAACATAGCAGACTAACTTTATTTTCAGATAGAAAACTAAGAATTTATAATGATGATTTTGATATAACTGTTGGAGAAAATGAAAAAGTTGAAGTGAAAAGTATATCTGGAATTGTAAATTTAGTTTTAGAAAATGGAAAAGTTATGACAACAAGTAAACCTTTAAATTTTGCTACTGAGGGAGAATATACAACTATAAGTCCTATAAAAAAAGGACATACAATAAGTCCTAAATACAGAGGAATTTTGACATTGAGTCCAAATGGTCAAAATTTAAGAGTAATAAATACTTTAGATATAGAAAAATATTTATTACAAGTAGTTCCTAGTGAAATGCCTAGAAGCTTTGGAGTAGAAGCTTTAAAAGTTCAAGCTGTTGCAGCTCGTACTTATGCTGTTAGTGATATATTGAAAGGAAAATATTCAAAAGATGGTTTTCATATAAAAGATACAGTAGAAAGTCAAGTTTATAACAATCAAGTAGAAAATGATGATGCAACAAAAGCTATAAAAGAAACAGAAGATGAAATATTAACTTATGATGGACAACCTATTGATGCAAAATATTTTTCTACATCTTCTGGATTTACAAGTCATGCTCATAATGTATGGTAA
- a CDS encoding ABC transporter ATP-binding protein, with translation MVRDLSKNHELIMEAKNVTKKFAVSGGNSLTACDNINLSMFRGKTLGIVGESGCGKSTFLRMLMNLEKTTSGEIYYKGKNINKFSKNEIWESRQHIQMVYQDPGASFNPRMKVVDILTEPLINYGRLKKEDKEKKAIELLEMVDLPASFIDKYPQNMSGGQRQRVGIARALSLEPEVLVCDEATSALDVSIQKNIIELLVKLQEERNLCIVFICHDIALIQKFAHEVAVMYLGNVLEILPGEKLKDNAYHPYTKALLNSLFSINMDFSEKIASIEGDVPSPIDLPTGCVFQGRCAYVKDECKTKKPILENVQDKHQVACYFTKEINSL, from the coding sequence ATGGTGAGAGATTTGTCTAAAAATCATGAATTAATAATGGAAGCAAAAAATGTCACAAAAAAATTCGCAGTTTCTGGAGGAAATAGTTTAACAGCTTGTGACAATATAAATTTAAGTATGTTTAGAGGAAAAACTTTAGGAATTGTTGGAGAGTCTGGTTGTGGAAAATCTACATTTTTAAGAATGTTAATGAATTTAGAAAAAACTACTTCTGGAGAAATTTATTATAAAGGGAAAAATATTAATAAATTTTCTAAAAATGAGATTTGGGAAAGTAGACAACATATTCAAATGGTTTATCAAGATCCAGGAGCATCTTTCAATCCGAGAATGAAAGTTGTTGATATTTTAACAGAGCCTTTAATAAACTACGGAAGATTAAAAAAAGAAGATAAAGAAAAAAAAGCTATTGAATTACTTGAAATGGTTGACTTACCAGCTAGTTTCATAGATAAATATCCTCAAAATATGAGTGGTGGTCAAAGACAAAGAGTAGGAATAGCTAGAGCTTTATCTCTTGAACCAGAAGTTTTAGTTTGTGATGAGGCAACATCAGCTCTTGATGTTTCTATACAAAAAAATATTATTGAACTTTTAGTTAAATTACAGGAAGAAAGAAATCTTTGTATAGTTTTTATCTGTCACGATATAGCTTTAATACAAAAATTTGCTCATGAAGTAGCTGTTATGTATTTAGGTAATGTTTTAGAAATTTTACCAGGTGAAAAGTTAAAAGATAATGCTTATCATCCATATACAAAAGCTCTTCTAAATTCTTTATTCTCTATCAATATGGATTTTTCTGAAAAAATTGCAAGTATTGAAGGGGATGTTCCAAGCCCTATCGATCTACCAACAGGTTGTGTTTTCCAAGGGCGTTGTGCTTATGTGAAAGATGAATGTAAAACTAAAAAGCCTATTTTAGAAAATGTTCAGGACAAACATCAAGTTGCATGTTATTTCACAAAAGAAATAAATAGTTTATAG
- a CDS encoding CoA-disulfide reductase, producing MNKRIIIIGGVAAGMSAASKAKRLDKSLDITVYEMTEDISWGACGLPYYVGNFYEDSSTMIARTYEEFLKEGINVKLKHKVEKVDFKNKKLLVKDLVKNEVFEDFYDELVITTGARATNPKNIKNIEADGVYNLKSFQDGLIVKKEIMKKENENIIIIGAGYIGVEIAEAASKLGKNVRIFQHSDRILNKTFDKEITDILENHINEHKKVSLHLNESPLEIMTFENKVIGVKTSKKEYVANLVIVATGVKPNTDFLENTDIKLFANGAIEIDRYGRTNIDNVYSAGDCATVYHTVLDKNVYIPLATTANKLGRLIGENITGNNKKFIGTLGSAAIKVLEFEAARTGITEEEAKANNINYKTVFVEGVDHADYYPGQEDVYLKLIYHAETKVILGAQIAGKRGAALRMDALAVVIQNKMTISELANMDFLYAPPFATTWDIMNVAGNVAK from the coding sequence ATGAATAAAAGAATAATAATTATTGGTGGAGTTGCTGCCGGAATGAGTGCAGCATCAAAGGCAAAAAGATTAGATAAGAGTTTAGATATAACTGTCTATGAAATGACGGAAGATATTTCATGGGGAGCTTGTGGCTTACCTTATTATGTTGGAAATTTTTATGAAGATAGCTCAACAATGATAGCTAGAACTTATGAAGAATTTTTAAAAGAGGGAATAAATGTAAAATTAAAACATAAAGTTGAAAAAGTCGATTTTAAGAATAAAAAGCTTCTTGTAAAAGATTTAGTAAAAAATGAAGTTTTTGAAGATTTTTATGATGAACTTGTTATTACAACAGGAGCAAGAGCTACTAATCCAAAAAATATAAAAAACATTGAAGCTGATGGTGTTTATAATTTAAAATCTTTTCAAGATGGATTAATAGTAAAAAAAGAAATCATGAAAAAAGAAAATGAAAACATAATTATAATTGGAGCAGGATATATAGGAGTTGAAATTGCAGAAGCAGCTTCAAAATTAGGAAAAAATGTTAGAATTTTCCAACATTCAGATAGAATATTAAATAAAACTTTTGACAAAGAAATTACTGATATTTTAGAAAATCATATAAATGAACATAAAAAAGTATCATTACATCTAAACGAAAGCCCTTTAGAGATTATGACTTTTGAAAATAAAGTCATAGGAGTGAAGACTTCTAAGAAAGAATATGTTGCAAATTTAGTTATCGTTGCAACAGGAGTAAAACCTAACACAGATTTTTTAGAAAATACTGATATTAAATTGTTTGCTAATGGAGCAATAGAAATAGATAGATACGGAAGAACAAATATAGATAATGTATATTCAGCAGGAGATTGTGCAACTGTTTATCATACTGTATTAGACAAAAATGTATATATACCTTTAGCAACTACTGCAAATAAATTAGGAAGATTAATAGGAGAAAATATAACTGGAAATAATAAAAAGTTTATAGGCACATTAGGTTCAGCAGCAATAAAAGTATTAGAATTTGAAGCTGCAAGAACAGGTATAACAGAAGAAGAAGCTAAAGCAAATAATATTAATTATAAGACAGTTTTTGTTGAAGGAGTAGACCATGCTGATTACTATCCTGGACAAGAAGATGTTTATTTGAAACTGATATATCATGCAGAGACAAAAGTAATTTTAGGAGCTCAAATAGCGGGAAAAAGAGGAGCTGCTCTTAGAATGGATGCTCTTGCAGTAGTAATTCAAAATAAAATGACAATATCAGAATTAGCAAATATGGATTTCTTATATGCTCCTCCATTTGCAACAACTTGGGATATTATGAATGTAGCAGGAAATGTGGCTAAGTAA
- the rapZ gene encoding RNase adapter RapZ: MNKHIIIVTGLSGAGKTTALNILEDMNFYTIDNLPLGFEKSLIKTDIENLAVGIDIRTFKKTEDFFQFINFLRNSSIKTNIIYLEAQEGVILGRYNLSRRAHPLKENTLVESIKKEEEIIKPIRDIANLVIDTTSIKAIDLEKRIKEFIKSKKDFNLKISMNIHIQSFGYKYGIPLDSDLMFDVRFIPNPYYIKELRSKSGLDKEVQEYVFSQKESNDFYDKLLPFLDFLIPNYIKEGKKHLTISIGCSGGQHRSVSFVNRLAQDLSKLENVNIYTSHRENEFGHW, translated from the coding sequence ATGAATAAACATATAATAATAGTAACTGGTTTAAGTGGGGCTGGAAAAACTACAGCATTAAATATTTTAGAAGATATGAATTTCTATACTATTGATAATCTACCATTGGGTTTTGAAAAATCTTTAATAAAAACCGATATAGAAAATCTAGCAGTTGGGATTGATATTAGAACTTTTAAAAAGACTGAAGATTTTTTTCAATTTATTAATTTTTTAAGAAATTCTTCAATAAAAACGAATATAATTTATCTTGAAGCACAAGAAGGAGTTATATTAGGAAGATATAATTTAAGTAGAAGAGCTCACCCTTTAAAAGAAAATACTCTTGTTGAAAGTATAAAAAAAGAAGAAGAAATTATTAAGCCTATCAGAGATATTGCTAACTTGGTAATAGATACAACAAGTATCAAAGCAATAGACTTAGAAAAAAGAATAAAAGAATTTATTAAAAGTAAAAAAGATTTTAATTTAAAAATAAGTATGAATATTCATATTCAATCTTTTGGTTATAAATATGGAATACCTTTAGATAGTGATTTAATGTTTGATGTAAGATTTATTCCTAACCCTTATTATATTAAAGAATTAAGAAGTAAGAGTGGACTTGATAAAGAAGTACAAGAATACGTATTTTCTCAAAAAGAAAGCAATGATTTTTATGATAAATTACTTCCTTTTTTGGATTTTTTAATTCCAAATTATATAAAAGAAGGGAAAAAACATTTAACTATTTCAATAGGTTGTAGTGGAGGTCAACATAGATCTGTAAGTTTTGTAAATAGATTGGCTCAGGATTTATCAAAATTAGAAAATGTAAATATTTATACAAGTCACAGGGAGAATGAATTTGGACATTGGTAA
- the kdsB gene encoding 3-deoxy-manno-octulosonate cytidylyltransferase codes for MKFLGVIPARYSSTRLEGKPLKDICGHTMIEWVYKRAKKSKLDQLVVATDDERIFNEVIRFGGQAIMTDKNHENGTARIAEVCQKMSDFNVVINIQGDEPLIKHEMIDSLIDSFNKDNSLVMATLKHKIENKDEIENPNNVKVVCDKNDFAIYFSRSVIPYPRKEEKANYYKHIGIYGYKRSFVIEYSQMKSTPLEETESLEQLRVLENGYKIKVLETPHGLIGVDTIEDLQAAIKYIEENKIKID; via the coding sequence ATGAAATTTTTAGGAGTAATTCCAGCTAGATATTCTTCAACTAGACTTGAAGGGAAACCTTTAAAAGATATATGTGGGCATACTATGATTGAATGGGTGTATAAAAGAGCTAAAAAATCAAAACTTGATCAACTTGTAGTTGCAACAGATGATGAAAGAATTTTTAATGAAGTTATAAGATTTGGTGGTCAAGCTATAATGACGGATAAAAATCATGAAAATGGAACAGCAAGAATAGCAGAAGTTTGTCAAAAAATGTCAGATTTTAATGTAGTGATTAATATTCAAGGAGATGAACCTCTTATAAAACATGAAATGATAGATTCTTTGATAGATAGCTTTAACAAGGATAACAGCTTAGTTATGGCTACTTTAAAACATAAAATAGAGAATAAAGACGAAATTGAAAATCCAAATAATGTAAAAGTTGTATGTGATAAAAATGATTTTGCAATATATTTTTCAAGGTCTGTAATACCTTATCCAAGAAAAGAAGAAAAAGCTAATTATTATAAGCATATTGGTATATATGGATATAAAAGAAGTTTTGTAATTGAGTACTCACAAATGAAAAGCACTCCTTTAGAGGAAACAGAGTCTTTAGAACAACTTAGAGTTTTAGAAAATGGGTATAAGATAAAAGTTTTAGAAACTCCTCATGGACTTATAGGAGTAGACACTATTGAAGATTTACAAGCAGCAATAAAATATATAGAAGAAAATAAAATAAAAATAGATTAA